The Vitis vinifera cultivar Pinot Noir 40024 chromosome 1, ASM3070453v1 DNA segment GGTTCAGGACCAGGTGCTCGAGAAGTTGTCCGTCCTTTCGGTGCTGGGGCTAAGCCCAGCTTTTGCCTCTGCTCCAAGCTGGCTGGCCCTCCTTTGGAGTCTTCACCTGTTAATCAACAAATAATCGAAAATCAAACATGAACATGATTACTAGatcaaatatgaataaatgaGGCAACCAACTGCATTGAGAAAAGAATAACTACTTGTGATAAGAGGCCCTGTAATATCTTTGGATTTCTTTGGCTTCCAAGTCCTGGAGAACATGCCCCCAAGGTTGCCCAAAAGCTTCTCACCCTGAAATTAACAACCATGGACAAACATGCATCACCAGTAAACTTCAGTTAAAAGAAAACCAGAGCATCAAAAGAAAACTGATattattgtgaaaatttgaCCAGCAAAACCATGCCAGAGATCATTTCTTAGATGACGGACACCCCAAGTCCTAGTAAGCCAGCTTCTTCCCACCCTTCCTTTTTCCAAAACTCATCAGAAGTTATGGTCTAGAAATCCTTAGTCTGTGACCAAATTATTTATTCTACCCCAAGCCTACACCAAAAGGGAAAATTCACCAACTCCATGACTTCAATCAGAGACTGCATTGGCACTTCCAAGAACAAAAGCTTTAAGATTTCCAGTCCTCAGCCCAAGGTTTCCTCCCCTAGATGAACAGAATAAATGAAAGTGGATACAGGTCTAAAAGCTATAACAATACTGGTCATCATCCCATAATTGCATACACACCTATTCCCACAACAATTGAAATGGATTCATAAGCAAAAATGGGAATACCTTGCTCAAATCCTTATCCATATCAGCAGCCATCATATGGGTCCTGGTGATTTGCTCACCCTGCTGATGCAAAGTGGCAAGGGTATTGGTAGCATCCTCCCTAATGTCCTCAGCTATCTTCAGGCAGTTGTTGACAGTCTTGGTAGTCTCCTTAGCCTTGTATGCAGCATAATTCTCCAGTTCCTGCACACTCTGGTTCTCTAGCCCTCCCGAGTTGCGAAAATCGTTCTTGTACTGGTCCTCAATGTTGAAGTTTAGTCCAGGGAGTGTAGGCTCAGAAGCAGCTCGTTTTGAGTCTCTATGGATTTGATTGGAATCATTTTCAGTATCAGAATCAAAAGGGTTAGAAGGTCCTGGTCCTGGGTCAACTGCATTGTGCTTAAAAACTTTATTCATGGGAGATTTCATAAACCCGAACATCATTGGAATGAGCTAATTAGCAGAAATAAGATGAATAATTATTTGGTTTACACTCCAAGAGGGGCACAACTGATGAAGGTGGAATCCACTCGAATAATGAAGATTCAACAATGGCACCTGAAAAGGAgtgattaattaataataatgaaggtCAAGCAATCACAAAAGTGATGAGCAACAATGAGAAACAAATTAGAAGTGAAATCAAGCAAGGAACCCCATGAAAGCAAAATTCCACATGAATTTGAAACTCCCAATCCTGCATTTGGGTGTTGAGAAAATgtaggacaaaaaaaaaaaaaatattgtccaGATGGCTGAGAAATTGCGGGAAAGAAACTGAAAAATAAGGCATCTCCAAGTAAGGTCAGACTTGAAATGGCAAGTTCCCTTTCCTTTCCTTCAATTTCCCACCAACCAAACAGAATAGGGTTCTTCAACATTTAGATATTTCATgaaaccaataaaataaaacccaatgctgaaaaaaaaaattccacatAAGGGGTGCATTCCTCAACTCTATTTCATGATTTGCCCAAACTAAAGACAAATATACATCTATGGGTTCGATTTGATGTgggttttccttttcttcttcttcttcattcttGGAAACCAAGCCAAAACAAAACAGGATATAAATGGAAGAACTGAGCCAAACAGACAAAAAGTTGATTGGTAACAGAAATTTCAAATCAGAGAAACCCAACAGGAACTTAAGATGAGGAAGCAACATCAAAATAAGCCCAACAAAGAGAGATTTTACATACATATAACAAATGGGGTACCTGGAATCTGAAGCaaataagaggaaaagaaaCTGAAAATTGGAGGTATTGAACGAAAGTTTCATACACATATTCTATGTCTGTGTATGAAACTTGAGATATGGGGAgcggagagagaaagagagaggttTTTTCTTTAAGACCTTGCTCTCTTCCAAGACAAATCGAACAGATGGAAGGCGCCGCGGAAAAGCAGAGAGATCCCCAACACGCCATTTTTAGACCGTTGGGTTCcttcttttcaaatttattttgtttttattataaaaaaataaaaaaaaaataaaaaatttaatcagtTTTCtgcaaataaaattagtttcaaacaaaaagacaaaaaaagtcCCACCAAGAGTaccattattttttactttatggaAAAAGCACCACCACTAAGGTGGTGCCATATGTATATTCtaatatcatatatttgtaTGTTCATATAATGATCTAAATTTTACTAGTACTTTTAACcctctaaatttaaaaattgatgtaCATTGTCAATAAATCTAAACATGACCAATTCATGCAAGCCCCTCTTACTGGTTGAAAATTTCTAGATATATTATGTCTTCGAAATATCGGTTTATCGACAGCCACCATAGAAATATTGGGACAATATTTCCACGAATTTAGGATTTTTCGCTGTAATCAACCTGGTCGAAGGTCTAGTCAATATTGCTGGCTTCGTCAAAGCACGATGAAACCCTAAAAAATTTAGCAATTTTGGCTTGTTGCAGGTGGGACTTGCATGCCAAAACAATCAAACTTAGCTTGGGCTCACCGGACTACATTACTTCTTCATTATATTGTATTCACCAGAATAAACATATACTAAAACCTTcgtaaaaacaaaatattaaaaaaatattttaataaacaaattaattataattattttatttttaactttcatttaattgatcactagaaatataaaaaaatactgtgataattttcttaacaatttttttttatataaattaaatattaaaaatataagtattaaaaaatttattcatatattattatttattttatatcatttaatacaattaaattaaaatgaatcataattttaatattaaatatattttaaaattaaatatatcataatcaaatatcacaatattattatcaaataatatttgatgtaatttaataataaatataaacttataaaatttatattttttttatcaacgtatacgatattattatcaaatataattaattatatcatatgcatatatcattttttttataaaacaactttaaaatgtttattattatttattatatcatttttagaatttttcttatatattttcataaattttggttaattttagGCCCATcgatattttatatcaaaatatctgacgatatatctctgatatatccgatatatccataaaatcgaaaTACCAATATATCAatgattatcgatattttcatcattgactGTTAAGAGAATCCTATGCTATCTAGCTGTACCCTTCACCATGGACTCCATCTCCAACGTTGCTCCAACTCACACCTCAACTTGACAAGGTTTTGTGATGTTGATTGGGCATAGATGTTGATGATCACCACTCCACATCAGGATATTGCCTTTTTCTTGGTCCAAATATGGTTTCCTGACACTCTTGAAAGCAACATATAGTCTATAAATCTTCCACCGAGGTAGAATATCGGAGTGTAGCTACCTTAGTTGTTGAAATTTATTGGTTGCAGTCTCTCCTCAAAGAATTAAACATATGTTCCTCCACAACTCCGATCATATGGTGTGACAACCTTAACATAGTGTACCTCTCAGCTAATCATGTTCTTCATGCTTAGACTAAGCATATcgaaattgattttattttgttcgAGAAAAAGTTCTTCAAAAACAAACCCACATCCATCATGTTCTTTCTACTGATTAGTTAGCAAATGTTTTTACCAAGGCAATTCCTAACTTTAGATTCATCACCATGCATGCCAAACTCAATGTTAGGTTAAGTCCTCCCTGAGTTTGAGAGGGGTTGTTAGTGAACTCAGTTGAGTTAGTTTCCGATTTCAGTTAGTTTCAATTGATCACTTATGTTAAAACTAATCCCTCAAGTTAGTTATATGCATCAACAACTACTTAAACACATATATAAATTACAGAAATGTAATGTAATTTTTCTCCTAAGAAATAAGAACAAAAGCATTAGTTTGCttgtttctctttctctctcattctaATCTTTTCTGCCATTCCATTTTATCAAACAAGTATCTCGATAATGGTCACATTGCTTTTTATACCCAAGTCCATCTTAgatttcatttctttatattttgctCTTAATTGTTGTTAAACCCACTTATCCCCACGTTCCGAACCCACCTCATTCTTATACAAGGAACACTTTTAAGCGCTCAttatatattttccattttcaatcaatttgtcaactaaaatttcaaaattgaatttcacTCATTTTGCATTGTTAATGGATATGTCACTAGTTACATTTGAACCTTTGAAGTAGAAAGTCTCATTGAAGTGCATAGATCGGATCAATGATGTATAAAACAAAATGTTTAACTCATCTTTAACTAATTAAGCTTATTAATAATAGGAATAACTAATCTAAGTGTAATTACTTTATTTTGATATGGTTTGATTTTTTTCcgtttaaaaacaaaaattgatatattttttttttattaatttaggtCGAAACCAAAAGActcattattaaatattatgcGCCAAATTAATGCGATCAATACTCATAGTATATTAGAGAACTTTGCAGGGGCGAGTCTAATTTTGCTTTAGACAactaaaattgttaaaaatataaaataaaataaatcgaTTCGAATGGGTTGTTGGGTCGATTTTATTGGTTCAATCAGTATTCGGATATCACCCGCCAATTGGCATCCATCCATGTGAGGGTTGCCCCCGAAATGGGTCGGGTTAAGTGGGACTCGTTAGGAAAGAATGAACACCATATAAAATGGTTCCACATCGCAGCGGAAAAACCCTAGAGACGGAAACCCTAGCTCAGAGTCTCCGATTGCGGTTGGTTGAGCGAAGCTTCCATTTGCAGCCATGGAGACTGCGAAAGCCGCAAGAACTGTGAAAGACGTTTCTCCTCACGAGTTCGTCAAGGCCTATTCTTCTCACCTCAAGCGATCTGGGAAGGTACCATTCATTGCTTCGCTTTTGTTAGTTTTGGTCGGATTTGATGTCTAAGATCTTTCCTTTTTCCgtcaaaatgttatttttccacTTTTAAATAGGTTTAGTAAGCAGTAGCATGGTGATTGTTTGAAATTGGAGGTTTACAGTTGTTTGTCATGGTCCGAGAGATCATTGTTTTGTAGAATGGATTTATTTGATCAAAATGGGTGGATGGATGGAATGCTTGATTGGGTTGTTTATGTAGTTGCGGGCCTATAATGACTTTTGTGTATGGGTTGATTGGATTTGAGTGTGTATACCCTTATAATTGTTTGGGTTGTTTATGTAGTTGCTGGCATATAATGAGTTTTCTTTTCCTATGAAGAAGTATGGGTTGATTGGATTTGAGCGTGTATGCCCTTATAATTGTTTTCCAAGGCAATGCTTCTGAGGGTTTAGACAAGGGTGGGATGGGAGCATGTTGGTTGTTGTGGCATTAGCCGCTTGATGAAGAAATTTTGATGACCCTTTGGATGTGTCTATGGAATGAAGATTAGGGGTGTGCGATGGTAAACATTCTGGCCTATGCACTAGGCGGGGTGTGGAATATGATGGCTAATGCTTTTACCAATTGACTGAGATGGAATGGAGCCTGGCACCATTCTTCATGTACCCTTGACATGGGTACCAGTAGCAACATTTTAGCCTGCGTAGGTGCCATACATTGGGCTTGTAACTCTCTCAAGTCATCGAGAGATTGGTCCAAGTGGACATTTGTTGGGTTGGGGTTGCAATGCAGTGGCATGGCGCAGGGTGATGCCTGAGAAATCAAAGGGACAGTTAGCAGACAGCTGCAGTTGCAAAAGTGGCAAGATAGACTCGAACAATCTCCACTAGGGATAGGTGCAACATGATCCATACATTTCTTGCTCTTTTCTAAAGCAAAACAAATACAATCAACTATTAGTTTTGGAACTGCCCTTTCTACTTTATTATAGGCTTTTGATACAACTCTTTTGCAAAAGCAACAGTTTGAGGATGGCCATTTCTGAAGGCTGATCATATAGATTCTGGTGAGAATTACAGATGTGTGGAAACAGCCTGGTAGTTGTCGGTGTAGCCTATGAATAGGTGACAACAAGCCATGGCAAAAGCAGAGAAGCCTTCATCCAGATTTTGTGTTGCTTTTGTATCTAGGTATTGAATTGGAAGATTGAGGATGTTTAGTTGTActgtgtgtgcgtgtgtgtgtgttgtgCAGGGGCAGATCCACCTTGTGCCCAGCTGGGGCAAATCCCCCCCTGAAATTTGGGAAAAAAGTATGTAAGAGGAGGGACTTGATCCTTTCACCTAAGATTTTGAGTTGTAATGGACAACTTTCATTAGGGTATACAAACATTTGGATGTTATTTTGCCCCCTGaaacaaatttcatatcatGCTCCCTCTAAGTTTCTTTTCTAGCTCTGCCACTGGTGTTGTGAATACAGATGGTTAGCTTGCTGACTTCTTGGGAAggttaatcaattaaataagaaaacatagGGAAGTCGTATCATTTTGTAACAGAGCATGCTTCGACCTTCAAGGATCTCTAGTGAGAACACTTTAGACTCACTGAAGTTTACAAGCAGGAGTGTTCTGTCTCCACAGGTTTCACCGAAGTTTACAAATGCCTATGAATTCCAGaacttcaaagaaaataaagaaaggaatAAGCTTTGTTCCACTTGATTGCATTTGGTTGGCTTATCCAACTTATTGACTAAAATTGTTTTGTTCCAACAGCTGGGACTCTATTCGAGTAACATTCTGTACATTCAAAATTCTATAGACTTCCATCTTAAAAATGGTTATTGGCATATTAAATGCTAATGGTTTATTTGTACTGGATCTATAATGATatcatcattttctttctttgaaagtGGAAGGATATATTTGAAGTCAATACTATTCAAAGATAAGTTACTTGGTTAAAATGGATGAGGAATCATGAAAATGCTGTATACATGTTAAATTTTACAATGTAGTTCTTTGGGAGTATGATGCTTCATTTACCATTCAATTTTGCCAACCATCCTCTTTATTGCTTCATTATTATGCCTAACCAACTGCCTTTGAGCAGATAGAGCTTCCTCACTGGACTGATATTGTGAAGACTGCTACGTTCAAGGAGCTTGCTCCATATGATCCTGATTGGTACTATGTAAGAGCTGGTATGTTTCATCTCTCTTTCTCCCTCCTCTGCATGTGTATGCTGACATGTGGGCCTGCAAATGTTTCCTTCTGACCTACTCTCAATATGATTCCAGCTTCAATGGcaaggaaaatttatttgaggCAGGGTCTAGGAGTTGGTGGCTTCCGAAGAATTTATGGTGGGAGCAAGAGGAATGGAAGTCGCCCACCCCACTTCTGTAAGAGCAGTGGTTCCATTGCTCGCCACATACTCCAACAGTTGGAGAAGATGAACATTATTGAAAATGACCCCAGGGGGTGAGTTTCCTTTATTTGTTCGTTTATTTTTTCTGAATTTCCCATTCCTCCTGTGAAATGTAAGtgggattttttttcccctcttcaTTCTAATCTTGCCTTTTTGCTGACAGTAATGTGACTATTAAATTGCCATATAAACAGCTAATTTCTCCAGTCTCTCCCTTCCAGAAGAAGGGTTCAAAACTTCAGTTTGAAAGAATTGCTTAGTCATTAGATGAGTCAGCTGGCCACCAATATGGTTTAGTTACTTTACTGGACCATTTAAGATCTAAACTGGTCAAACCGTGTAATCCACACTTGACTGAATTTTGAGTGGACAGGTGACCCCAATGGTAAAATCAACTTGGTTTGGTTTGCTCTAGTGTTGTATGACTATGACATTCCTAACCACTGGCCCACTTATTAAACATTGTCAGTAACCCCAAGAGTATTAAGAGGGAAGGTGTGTGTCTGTAGTGATCCACCCTCATGGGTTCCTGCTGGGTTGATCGTTCATGGCTAGCTCTGTAAGTCATTAAGTAGCTGTAACTATCAAGTGATCCACCCCCCTAGGCTCCTCCACGTTTTGCTTGTTCATGGCTCAGCCTGTAAGTGAGATTAAGTAGTGCCATGAGGATTAATTTCACCAAAACATGATTTGAACCATCCGGTATTGAAGTAATCTCATAattgtttattatttcttcaTGTTGACCATCTCTTTTTGGTGCACCAGTGGAAGGAGAATCACATCCAGTGGCCAGCGGGATCTCGACCAAGTTGCTGGACGGATTGTAGTTGCCCTTTAAGCCGATGTTGGCTTTCATACGGCACAGTGCCACAATTTTGTGTTGCTGTAGGTTTCCCAATTTGGTTGAACTGATCTAGCCTCAGCTAAGATTTTTGTATGGTGTTTTTCCTCTTCTGAACATGAGGTTTTGTTCTAGGGCTTGGAATTTGATATTTGCAGTGTTGAATTTCACATGAACCATCTTACAATCGAgcagttaaaattattttcagttattttcaagaacaacaTTTGATTCAAGTGCTTGAATATGAAAATTGGTTTTCTCATCCTATTTTTGCAAATAGTTTGTTATTTATGCCTTATTATTCCAGTTGTTTCACTCTTGAGATATTCTTACAACCAATAATCAATCTCATATAAGCTGGAATGTGAAGGGTGTGACCAAAGCTAAAAGATCGTAATTAGGAGCATGAAAAATGTGATCGAGGCACCAACAATATTATTGgatatgaaattttatattaaaatctaATGATTgatactaaggttatgtttagggaatttttttgtttctgaaaataaaagttatttttagaaaatatttgaaaacataaaaacattctaaattttcaaataaaatattattttagaaacactattttgatttatatctattctccatgaaaacatttttgatGGAGAAGTTATTAATAGAAGCAATTTattcttcataaaaatatttattttgataaagcTGCTATCAAACGCTATGAACAACAAAATGTCAAAAACGGATTCATAAGAATTACTCtcaaataaatcttaaaaatagGATTGTTGTCATTTAAAATTTCTGGACTTCAATTTATGAATTTCAGAAACTCAGAATGCTTTCTTACGTAGTGCAGAGTAGCATTCAATtgaatttaatcttcaaaaagaaaaaaaaaaaaatgcatttaagaATTACAGGAGAAGTTCATTAGATGACAGCCATTAAGTGGCCATAAGTGGAATCAGCAGAATAAATTAATACTCCCTTCAGGTTCCTCAGGCCAACATTCAATATTGGGGccaattcaatttaaaatatttatttttatttatttatttatttatttatttcctatatTTAAGGCAGAAGTTAAACGATATCTCACAAATAAAGTtgttatatattgaaaatgaaggAACAAAGgggaattaaaatatttaaggcTACACTACAAGTAAGTGAGAAGGCTAAAAGGAGGCTTTCAAAGCAAAATTTGGAGTTCTCGTATGAGTCAAATGTATTATCATTTGATTTATGATAATTGAATTCAACTTTTAGTGTATGTCACGTTTGCTCCATCACCACCCCACTCCTACATATTATAAGGTGGTTAGTTGTTTTGGCACCTTTCTTTGGAATAGGGTTTGTAAGTTGTAAGTTGTAACCAACTTCTTCTTCACTCAATTATTCATGCCTTTCATTTCACTTCATCTCTTCTCTTCTCCCCTCCTCCATGTGCCCACCTTTCTTTTGGAACAAACTCTATGATTAAtgcttcctttttttcttaagaTTCCCAAgtggttttatatatatattatttgacttttatatttatgattttatagtGTCTCTTTTGTATTATTAAATTCCCCCATCAAGTATctttaattctcaaaaaatttaagggaaaatatagaaaaaaataaaataaagaacagaaaaagtgaaaaaaaaaatatatatgtttaaatttaataaattatatatatatatatatatatatatatatatacattttaaacCCATTTTACTTATCTCTctattataatcaaattaaataatttaaaaatatatacattttaattatatttgatttttttaatagtaaaatcaaacatgattttgaaaaaattatttttcttaatatttttttattttcgtaGTATTTCCTAAATCTAAATATGGtgtttattttcaaagaatttgagAGAAAGGAAATACAAAAATTGtatataaggaaaaagaaaaataagaaaaaattataaagtttttttttcct contains these protein-coding regions:
- the LOC100249104 gene encoding putative SNAP25 homologous protein SNAP30, producing the protein MMFGFMKSPMNKVFKHNAVDPGPGPSNPFDSDTENDSNQIHRDSKRAASEPTLPGLNFNIEDQYKNDFRNSGGLENQSVQELENYAAYKAKETTKTVNNCLKIAEDIREDATNTLATLHQQGEQITRTHMMAADMDKDLSKGEKLLGNLGGMFSRTWKPKKSKDITGPLITSEDSKGGPASLEQRQKLGLAPAPKGRTTSRAPGPEPTAAMQQVEGEMLKQDDALSDLSNILGDLKNMAADMGSELDRQNKALDHLSDDVDELNARVKGANQRARRLLAK
- the LOC100266271 gene encoding small ribosomal subunit protein eS19z — its product is METAKAARTVKDVSPHEFVKAYSSHLKRSGKIELPHWTDIVKTATFKELAPYDPDWYYVRAASMARKIYLRQGLGVGGFRRIYGGSKRNGSRPPHFCKSSGSIARHILQQLEKMNIIENDPRGGRRITSSGQRDLDQVAGRIVVAL